The following are encoded in a window of Peromyscus maniculatus bairdii isolate BWxNUB_F1_BW_parent chromosome X, HU_Pman_BW_mat_3.1, whole genome shotgun sequence genomic DNA:
- the Arl13a gene encoding ADP-ribosylation factor-like protein 13A yields MFRLLTACWSRQKVTEVKQRNVTIIVIGLDNSGKSHLMEAFQRLIPSKIHSDMKPAQITLLLDGYQVSLYDLTGDLKGREKWPSYYAEAHGLVFVLDSSDIARIQEVKIILTRLMFDKRVSGKPILILANKQDKKDALLPCDIIEYLLLERLVNETKSMCRVEPCSTMKNLPKRHQQPIIIGLRWLLAAIGDKHNELYTRQHTPSMSISTSKNIRGCGERCSSDSFANRVGMLRDNRQHFEKRQHLEHRQHVEQRRFDKRQHFESRQHLIQRSLDARPLKPILQKDGLRIRPKKNMSVTFALDIIMEEGECSRKTGAQSITKPCNSKCYNMQTSAPSLKGNLYKARRPKKRVEKWNTEEMLLEDSCSKAFRSCDY; encoded by the exons ATGTTCCGACTTTTGACTGCCTGCTGGTCTCGTCAAAAGGTCACAGAAGTAAAACAAAG gAATGTGACAATCATTGTCATTGGCTTGGACAACTCAGGCAAAAGTCATCTTATGGAGGCCTTTCAAAGAT TGATTCCTAGCAAGATACACAGTGATATGAAACCAGCACAGATTACCCTTCTACTAGATGGTTACCAAGTATCTCTTTATGACCTGACTGGAGACCTAAAAGGCCGAGAAAAATGGCCAAGCTACTATGCTGAGGCCCATGGGCTTGTTTTCGTCTTGGACTCGAGCGACATAGCACGCATCCAGGAAGTGAAGATCATCTTAACGCGCCTGATGTTTGATAAAAGGGTGTCCGGAAAGCCTATCTTAAT ACTGGCAAACAAGCAAGACAAGAAGGATGCCCTCTTGCCTTGTGATATCATTGAATATCTACTTCTGGAAAGGCTAGTGAATGAGACAAAGTCCATGTGCCGAGTG gaGCCATGTTCAACCATGAAAAACCTCCCAAAGAGGCATCAACAGCCAATAATTATAGGGCTGCGTTGGCTATTAGCTGCTATTGGTGATAAACACAATGAGCTGTATACTCGTCAACACACACCCAGTATGAGCATCTCAACCTCCAAGAACATCAGAGGCTGTGGAGAAAGATGCTCATCAGACAG CTTCGCGAACAGAGTGGGAATGCTCAGAGACAACAGACAGCATTTTGAGAAAAGACAACACCTGGAGCATAGACAGCATGTGGAGCAAAGACGCTTTGACAAAAGACAGCATTTTGAATCAAGACAGCATTTAATACAGCGCTCACTGGACGCTAGGCCCCTAAAGCCAATCCTGCAG AAAGATGGTCTGCGAATAAGGCCCAAAAAGAATATGTCAGTAACATTTGCTCTGGACATCATCATGGAGGAAGGTGAATGTTCTCGGAAGACTGGAGCTCAGAGTATCACTAAGCCTTGCAACAGTAAATGTTACAATATGCAGACTTCAGCTCCATCTCTCAAGGGCAATCTTTACAAAG CTCGTAGGCCAAAAAAGAGAGTAGAAAAATGGAACACTGAAGAAATGTTACTGGAAGATTCGTGTAGCAAAGCCTTCCGTTCCTGCG ATTACtaa